A region of the Euzebyales bacterium genome:
GCACACCCAGCGGGAGCTGATCACCCGCGTCGCAGCATCGGAGGAGGAGAGCTTCACGCGCACGCTGCGGACCGGCATGACCCTGCTCTCGACGGCGATCGACGACGCCAAGCGGGAAGGTGTCACGCAGCTGTCCGGGTCGACGGCGTTCAAGCTGCACGACACCTACGGGTTCCCGGTCGAGCTCACGCTCGAGATCGCCGCCGAGGAGGGGCTCGACCTCGACCGCGACGTGTTCGCGGCCGAGATGGAGGCCCAACGGGACCGTGCGCGCAACGCCGCCCGCCGCGCGGGGGACGAGGCGCTGGGCGCCGAGGTCTATGGCCCCGTCGCACAGCGTGGCGCGGTCGAGTTCGTGGGCTACACCCACGCCGGGGCGGACACGGCGATCACCGCCCTGCTGAACCGTACGGGCACGATCGATCGCGCGCAGGAGGGCGATGAGGTCGAGGTGGTCCTGCCGGTCACGCCGTTCTACGCCGAGGGCGGTGGGCAGCTCGGTGACCACGGCGTCATCGAGACCGCGACGGGACGGCTCGAGGTGGTCGACACCGTCGAGCCGCTCGACGGGTTGATCGTCCACCGCGCGCGCGTCGACGCGGGCGAGATCGAGACCGGTCAGGACGCCCGCGCCCAGATCGACGTGGCCAGGCGCACGTCGATCACGCGTGGACACACGGCGACCCATCTGCTGCACGCCACGCTCAAAGACGAGCTCGGTGACCACGCCGCGCAGGCCGGGTCGGCCATCGACGCCGGACGCTTCCGCTTCGACTTCCCGCACTTCTCGGCCGTGTCGACCGACCAGCTACAGCACGTCGAGGCACACGTCAACCGGCGCATCGGCGCCGATCCCGAAATCTCGACCGAGGTGATGAGCCAGGCCGAGGCGCGCGCGATCGGGGCGACGGCGCTGTTCGGTGAGAAGTACGGCGAGGTCGTGCGCGTCGTGCGCATCGGTGACTTCTCGGTCGAGCTGTGCGGCGGCACCCACGTCGCGCGCACACCCGACATCGGCGTGTTCTCGATCCTGTCAGAGGGGTCGATCGCCGCGAACCTGCGTCGCATCGAGGCGCTGACCGGACCTGAGGCACTCGAGCACCTGGGGCGTGAGCGACTGGTCGCCGAACAGGTGGCGCAGATGCTGAAGGTGTCGACCGACGAGGTCGTCGACCGGGTCGCCGGCCTGGTCGACCGGCTCCGTGCGGCGGAGAAGGAGATCGTACGGGTGCGCCAGGAGGCACTGCTGGCAACCGCCGGCAGCCTGCTCGAAGGGGCGGAGTCCGTCAATGGCGCGCGGGTGCTGGCCGCCGCGGTGTCCGGTGCCGACCGCGACGGGCTGAAGACGCTCGCGTTGAACCTGCGTGAGCGCCTCGGCGAGTCGGTCGTCGTGCTCGGCGACGTGACCTCTGACGGCAAGGCGCAGCTCGTGGCAGCAGTCAGCTCCGATCTGGTCGGGCAGGGGGTCGAGGCCCGCGAGGTGCTGCAGCCCGGTGCCCGCGTGGTCGGTGGCGGTGCCGGCGGCCGCGGTGAGGTCGCGCAGGCGGGTGGCCGGGACGGCGGCGCGCTCGCCGAGGCGCTCGACGCATGCCGCCGCACGGCGCGTGAGCTCGTCAAAGGCCTGGGTGCGGGCGAGCGGAGCGAGCTGGCGGGTGGGGATCGGTCTGGTGCGGGCGAGCGGAGCGAGCTGGCTGGTGGGGAGCTGTAGATGCGTGTGCTCGGCGTCGATCTGGGCACCGTCCGCATCGGGCTCGCGCTGACGGATCCGTCACGCTCGATCGCGAGCCCGCACGGCACGCTGCCCGCGGGTGACGCTGACGCGGACGACTGGGCCGAGCAGGTCGCGACGGCGCTCGCGGAGGTCGCCGACGACGTCGGGGCCGACACGGTGGTGATCGGCCTTCCGCGCGCGCTGTCGGGCCGTGAGACGGCCGCCGCCACCAGCGCGCGCAGCGTCGCCGACGCGCTACGGTCGACGACGACGGCAACCGTGCACCTGTGGGACGAACGCCTGAGCTCCGTCGAGGCCGAGCGCGTCATGATCGGTGCCGGTCGACGTCGAGCGCAACGTCGTGCAGAACGCGATCGCGTCGCCGCGGCCATCATCCTGCAGTCGTGGCTGCAGTCCAACGCCACGACCTGACCCCGCGCTCGTGTCGAACCTAGGACGTCGATGACCCTGTCAACCGGATCGAAGGTCTTCGGGCTGGTGATGCTGGCCATGCTCGGCGGCCTCGCGTACGGCCTGATGCAGTTCGACGACGCCGGCGACGCCGGCGCCACCGGTGAGGTCGTCACCGTGGAGATCCCGGAGGGGGTTGCCGCCGAGCAGGTGGGCGACATCCTCGTCGATGCGGGCGTCGTGGACAACCCGTTGAGCTTCCAGGTGAAGGTCCGCACAGACGCGCGCGCGGCCCAGATCCAGCCCGGCACGTACGACCTGCAGGTCGGGATGAGCAATGACGCGATCCTCGACAGGCTCACGGAGCAGGTCGACGTCGTCGAGGCCTTCACGGTCGTGATCCCCGAGGGGCTGACGGTGCAGCAGACGTTGCGGGCGATCGCGGACGCCGACGGCAGTCCGTTCAAGGTCGGCCAGCTGCGCAAGGCGTTGGCCGGCGTCGCCCTGCCCGCATGGGTACCCGCCGAGCTGCCGCAGAAGGCCGAGCCGTTCGAGGGCCTGCTGGCGCCGAACACCTACGAGTTCCGCGTGGACATCAACGCCCAGGAGCTGCTCAACCAGCTGGTGGTCGAGACCGACACGCACCTGCGGGACCTCGGGATCCCGCAGCGGCGCTTCTACCGCACGCTGACGATCGCCTCGTTGATCGAGCGCGAGGTCCGGGTTCCCGACGAGCAGCCCCTCGTCAGCTCCGTCATCACCAACCGGTTGCGCATCGACGAGCCGCTGGGCATCGACGCCACGCTGCAGTACGCCCAGGGCGAGACCGGAACCAGGGTGCTGACGTCAGACACCGAGATCAACTCGCCGTGGAACACCTACCGCACCATCGGTCTGCCGCCGACGCCGATCGCCGGTCCCGGTCAGGCCGCGCTGGACGCGGCCGCCAATCCCGCCGACACCAACTTCATCTTCTACGTGGTGTGCGACTTCGACACCGGCGAGCACGCGTTCACCGACAACCTCACCGATCACAACCGCAACGTCGCGCAGTACCGGCGCATCCGCGACGCCCAGGGCGGCTCCTACTGCAACGACGCAGCGTGATCGTCGACTGCCACACCCGCGGCCGCCTGCAATGACCACGGCGGCGACCGGACTGCTGTGCCTGCTCGGCGATCCGGTCGCGCACAGCCTGTCCCCGCAGCTGCACACGGCGGCACTCGCGGCGTGTGGGATCGATGCGGTCTATGTCGCGTGCCGTGTGCGCGACGTCCCGGCCGCGGTCGACGGGCTCGACGCGCTCGGCGCGCTGGGCGCCAACGTGACGGTGCCTCACAAGCGCGCCGTATGGGAGCATGTCAACCGCCGGACCGCCGAGGCGGAGCTCATCGGTGCGGCGAACACGTTGTTCCGTGACGGCGGGGCATGGATGGCCGACAACACCGACGCCGAGGGCGTCCGGCGGGTGCTTGCCGACGACATGGGCGTGGGATCGGATCACAGTGTCGTCGTGTTCGGTGCCGGTGGCGCCGCGCGGGCGATCGCCGTCGCGTTGGGGCGGCTGCGCGCCCGGGTGCGCATCGAGGCACGCCGGCCCGAGCAGGCAGACATCGTGGCGGCGCTGGCGCAAACGGTCGGCGCCCGTGCGCTGCCGGGCGGGGCGGCCCCGGACGTGGTGGTCAACGCGACGCCGCTCGGCCTGCACGGCGAGCGACTCCCTGAGCGTTACCACGACCTCGCGGACGGCCAGGCGGCGTTGGATCTGGTCTACGGGCCCTCGCCCACGCCGTTCGTCTCCGACGCCCGCGCGCGCGGGCTGCCCGCATGGGATGGCCTGGGGATGCTGGTCGGCCAAGCGGCGGCCGCGTTCGAACGCTGGACCGGCCGTGTCGCACCGGTCGACGTGATGCGTGCGGCCGCCACCGCTGCGGCGCGGTGACGCGACGGCGTCGGATCCTGTCCGTCGCCCCGCCGCGCGTCGGCGGACCTGCCGACGCCGTCGCTCGCGTGCCGTTGCGCGGAGCGCAGGACTGCTACCGTGCTGGGCCCATGCGTGGCTCAAACAGCGACCTCGGCGGGCACACATCGCGTGCCTCATGTGGCGGTAGCGGTGGGCATACGTCGCGTGCCTCATGTGGCGGTAGCGGTAGGCACACGTCATGAGCCTGCGCTACCTGACCGCCGGCGAGTCCCACGGCCCGGCGCTGGTGGGCATCCTCGAGGGACTACCCGCGGGTGTGCCCGTGGACCGTCAGATGATCGCCCACCAGTTGGCGAGACGACGTTCAGGACACGGCCGGTCGCCACGGATGCGCTTCGAGGCCGACGAGTTCGAGATCCTCGGCGGGGTGCGTCACGGCCTCACGCTCGGCTCGCCGGTGGCGATGGTCATCCACAACACCGAGTGGCCCAGGTGGCGCGACGCGATGGGGATCGATGCGCCCGATGATCCGGCGGCGGTTGCGGACACGGGACGCGGCCAGCCGCTGACGCGGCCCCGCCCCGGTCACGCCGACCTGGTCGGCATGCAGAAGTACCGGTTCGACGATGCCCGCAACGTGCTGGAGCGCGCGAGCGCCCGCGAGACGGCGATGCGCGTGGGTCTGGCCGCGGTCGCGCGTGGCCTGCTCGACGCGTTGGACATCCGGGTCGTGTCGCACGTCGTGCGGATCGGACCGGAGGCGGTGCCCGACGACATCGCCCCGCCGACGCCTGACCAGCAGCAACGCGTCGACGACGATCCCGTCCGATGCGCGGACCCGGGGGCATCGCAACGCATGCAGCGGGCCATCGATGATGCGCAGGCGGCCCGGGATACCCTCGGCGGCGTGGTCGAGGTGCTCGCATACGGCGTGCCGCCGGGGCTGGGCAGCCACGTCCACTGGGACCGCAAGCTGGACGCGCGCCTGGCGGCGGCACTGATGAGCATTCAGGCGTTCAAGGCCGTGGAGATGGGCGACGGACTGCGCCTCGGGAGGGTCCGCGGATCGCAGGCGCATGACGAGATCGTGCCGGCCGAGGCGTCGTCCGGTGACGATGACATGACCGGCGGTGGCGCCGCGGGCGACGACCTCGGACGCGCCCGACCGTCGGTGCGCCGCCTGAGTGACCGTTCGGGCGGTCTGGAGGGTGGCATGACGACGGGTGCCGTGCTGCGCATGCGCGCGACCATGAAGCCGATCTCCAGCCTGACCCAGCCGCTGCGCACCATCGACACCGCGACGGGCGACGAGGCCGTCGCGATCACCCAGCGGTCGGACGTGTGCGCCGTCCCGCGCGCCGGAGTCGTCGCCGAGGCGGTCATCGCGTTCGAGATCGCCCGCGCACTGCTCGAGAAGACCGGCGGCGATTCACTCGAGGAGGTCCGGCGCAACCTCGGCCACTACCTGGCCCAGGTGCCGGTCACCACGGTGCCGTGAGCCCGCGACCTCGCCGCCGGCCCGACGGGCATCTGGGACGCCCGGGCCGTTCCGCGACCCGCGGCAGTGGGCCAGTGCACCCGTGAGCGGCGTCGTCACGCTGATCGGTCTCATGGGTGCAGGCAAGAGCAAGGTCGGACGCCTGGCCGCCGTCAGCCTGGACCGCCCGTTCGTCGACACCGACCGGCTGGTCGAGGAGGCGACGGGCACGACGGTGGCGGAGATCTTCGCCGTACAGGGCGAGGCCGCGTTCCGCCAGCGGGAGGTCGCCGCCGTGCGTGTGGCGCTCGAGCGGCGCGGTTCGGTGGTCGCGGTCGGCGGGGGAGCGGTGCTCGACGACCGCAACGTGGCGCGCATGCGATCCGCGGGTCCGGTCATCTGGTTGTACGCCGAGCCGGAGACGCTGGCACAGCGGCTGGGCAAGTCGCTGCTGCGCGGCGACCGGCCGCTGTTGGCCGACGACGACCCGGTCGCCGTGCTCCGAGGCCTGCTCGACCGGCGCCGGGACGCGTACGCGTCCGCGGCGACGATCACGCTGCCCACCGACGGGCTGGCGGTGGAGGAATCGGCTGAGCTGCTGATCGACGTCATCCGGGAGCACGGGGCGTGAGCGGCTCCCGTGTCACGGTGTGGGTCGACGCGCCCTACGACGTCCTGATCGGCCGCGGCGTGCTGGCCGACGTCGGCGCATGGCTGCCGGAGACCGCGGCGCGCCGCGCCGCCGTCGTCACCACGGCAGCGGTCGCGGAACACCACAGCGACTCTGTCATCGCCGGGCTCCGCGCCACCGGACTCGATGTCCACGTGACGCGGGTGCCGGACGGCGAAGGGGCGAAGTCGCTGGAGGTCCTGGGCCGGCTCTACGACTGGCTCGCGTCGATCCCGCTGGGTCGCAATGACCTCGTGGTCGCGCTCGGCGGCGGCGTCGTCACCGACCTGGCGGGCTTCCTCGCGGCCACGTGGCACCGCGGCGTCGCCGTGGTGCAGCTGCCCACGACGCTGCTCGCACAGGTCGACGCCGCCATAGGCGGCAAGACGGCCGTGAACCTGGCTGCCGGCAAGAACCTGGTCGGCGCGTTCCACCAGCCGCTGTCCGTCGTCGCCGACATCGCGACGCTGTCGACGCTGCCGCGCAGGGAGCTCCGGGCCGGCATGGCGGAGGTCGTCAAGTGCGGGTTCATCCGTGATCCCGTGATCCTGGATCTCGTGCGGGGGGATGTGGACGCCGCGCTGGACCCCGGTGGGGACGCGCTGGTCGAGCTCGTCCGGCGTGCGGTCGATGTCAAAGCGCAGGTCGTGGCGGCCGATGCGCACGAGCAGGGTGAGCGCGCACTGCTCAACTACGGCCACACGCTGGGTCACGCGGTCGAGGCGCTGACCGGCTACCGCAGCTACCGCCACGGCGAGGCGGTCGCCATCGGCATGCGCTTCGCCGCGCGCGTCGGCGAGGAGGTTGGGGTCAGCGACGCCGGGCTGCACGAGCTGACCGTCGACCTGCTCTCGGCTGTGAACCTGCCGACGACGTGCCCGCCACTGGATGTCGACGCGGTGTTCGCCACGATGGCGCGCGACAAGAAGGTCCGCGACGGCTTGCGCCTGGTGCTGTGCGAACGACCTGGCGTGGCCAGGGTCGTCGACGCGCCGCCGCGACCAGTGCTGGAACGGGCGTTGGCGTCCGTCCAACGGCACTGAGCCGACGCGTCGTCGCATGATCGGGCCACTGGCGTTGATCATTCGTAGGATGCCGGGGCGTCGCAGAGTCAGGAGGACGTGTGCGCATCCTGATCGCCAACGGTCCGAACCTGTCGCAGCTCGGTCATCGTGAACCGGACGTCTACGGCACGGCGACCATCGCCGACATCGTCGCGGGCATCCGGGAGATCCACGACGACATCGAGGAGCTGACGACCGAGTACGAGGGGGCGTTGATCGAGCGGCTGCACGCCACCCGCACGGACGGCACGGCGGCGGTCGTCCTGAATCCGGGTGCGCTGACGCACTACAGCTACGCGTTGCGCGACGCCATCACGCTGCTCGACGTTCCCGTCGTGGAGGTCCATCTGTCGCAGACCGCCGCCCGTGAGCCGTTCCGCCACCACAGCGTGATCAGCGCCGTCGTCGACGTCACGATCACCGGTGCCGGTGCGTACGGCTACGAGCTGGCCGTGCTGGCGGCCCGCCGCCTGGTGGCCGCCCGGCGGGCGTGACGCCGACGCTACACTCCACGCCATCACCGGCCGGCCCACCGCCCGGCAGCGCGCGGCACGAGCGTCAACCCCCACCTGCGAGTCGAGGTAGCCATCCATGGTGTCCACCAACAGCCTGAAGAACGGCATGACGCTGAACCTCGACGGCGAGCTGTGGCGCGTCGAGTACTTCCAGCACGTCAAGCCGGGCAAGGGCGGGGCGTTCGTGCGGACCACCCTGAAGGGCGTGCGCAGCGGCAAGACGGTCGACCGCACGTTCCGCGCCGGCGAGAACGTCGACCAGGCCATCCTGACCCGTCGGCAGCTGCAGTACCTCTACCGCGAGGGTGAGCAGCTGGTGTTCATGGACACCGAGCACTTCGAGCAGACGTACGTGAGCCGCGAAGCGATCGGCGACGCGGTGCTGTGGTTCGTCGAGGGCGACACAATCGAGCTCGTGTTCCACGAGTCCGAGGTCGTCGGTGTCAACCTGCCCGCCAGCGTCGACCTCGAGGTCACCGAGACCGAACCGGGCATCCAGGGCGACCGCGTGTCCGGTGCGACCAAGCCCGCCACGCTGGAGACCGGGGCGGTCGTGCAGGTCCCGTTGTTCATCAACCCCGGCGAGCGCGTGAAGGTCGACACCCGCACCGGCGAGTACAGCTCACGGGCGTGACGAGCTCCCGTCACGCCGACCGGCAGCGTGCCGTCGCGCTGCTGTACGAGGCCGACGTCCGCGACGATGCCCTCGGCGACGTGATCGCGCGGGCCGAGGCGTCCGACGACCCGCCGGAGCCGTTCGCGGCATCGCTGGTCCTCGGGGTGGCCGGACGGCTCCACGAGCTGGACGGCCTCATCGAGGCGTACGCCCGGGGGTGGACGGTCGCGCGGATGCCGGTGGTGGACCGCAACCTGCTCCGGTTGGGGCTGTGGGAGCTGATCGGAACGGACACACCGGTCGCGGTGGTGATCGATGAGGCCGTCGAGCTGGCCAACGAACTGTCGACCCCCGACTCGGGCCGCTTCGTCAACGGTGTGCTGGCCCAGGTCGCGCGCAGCGAAGCCGGTGTCGCGGCAGCCCGCAGCTGACGTCACCGTCGCACCGGGTTGGTGGTGCGCCGCCATCGCACGGCGTGGCGCGGCGGGGCTCGTTGTCGCCGGCGCCGGCGACTGCTAGCGTCTCGCCGACGCCCTTTAAGCCTGGTCCCGCGAGGCCAGAAAGGTCGAAGGCATGACGTCTGCGCGCGCGCCCGGGCCCGGATCCGACGGCTCCGGCCATGCGGTCCGCGAGGTCCTTGACGACGATGCCATCCGTCGTGCGGTGCGCCGGATGTCGCATCAGATCCTCGAGCACCACGGCGGCGCGGATGGTGTGGTGCTGATGGGCGTCCACACGCGCGGGGTGCCATTGGCCCGCCGGTTGGCGCGCGCCATCCTCGACATCGAGCAGATCGCTGTGCCGACCGGCGTGCTCGATGTGTCGTTGTACCGCGACGACTACGCGCACATTGGTCCACGACCGCTCGCGAGCACCCACTTCCCGGTCGACACCGACGGGCACACGGTCGTGCTGGTCGACGACGTCCTCTATACGGGACGCACGATCCGTGCCGCGATGGAGGCGGTGATCGACCAG
Encoded here:
- the ruvX gene encoding Holliday junction resolvase RuvX, which produces MRVLGVDLGTVRIGLALTDPSRSIASPHGTLPAGDADADDWAEQVATALAEVADDVGADTVVIGLPRALSGRETAAATSARSVADALRSTTTATVHLWDERLSSVEAERVMIGAGRRRAQRRAERDRVAAAIILQSWLQSNATT
- the nusB gene encoding transcription antitermination factor NusB produces the protein MTSSRHADRQRAVALLYEADVRDDALGDVIARAEASDDPPEPFAASLVLGVAGRLHELDGLIEAYARGWTVARMPVVDRNLLRLGLWELIGTDTPVAVVIDEAVELANELSTPDSGRFVNGVLAQVARSEAGVAAARS
- the aroC gene encoding chorismate synthase; the protein is MSLRYLTAGESHGPALVGILEGLPAGVPVDRQMIAHQLARRRSGHGRSPRMRFEADEFEILGGVRHGLTLGSPVAMVIHNTEWPRWRDAMGIDAPDDPAAVADTGRGQPLTRPRPGHADLVGMQKYRFDDARNVLERASARETAMRVGLAAVARGLLDALDIRVVSHVVRIGPEAVPDDIAPPTPDQQQRVDDDPVRCADPGASQRMQRAIDDAQAARDTLGGVVEVLAYGVPPGLGSHVHWDRKLDARLAAALMSIQAFKAVEMGDGLRLGRVRGSQAHDEIVPAEASSGDDDMTGGGAAGDDLGRARPSVRRLSDRSGGLEGGMTTGAVLRMRATMKPISSLTQPLRTIDTATGDEAVAITQRSDVCAVPRAGVVAEAVIAFEIARALLEKTGGDSLEEVRRNLGHYLAQVPVTTVP
- a CDS encoding shikimate kinase; the protein is MSGVVTLIGLMGAGKSKVGRLAAVSLDRPFVDTDRLVEEATGTTVAEIFAVQGEAAFRQREVAAVRVALERRGSVVAVGGGAVLDDRNVARMRSAGPVIWLYAEPETLAQRLGKSLLRGDRPLLADDDPVAVLRGLLDRRRDAYASAATITLPTDGLAVEESAELLIDVIREHGA
- the alaS gene encoding alanine--tRNA ligase — protein: MRSVDIRSTFLDFFAERGHRVWPSSSLIPNDPTLLLTVAGMVQFKPYFLGQATPETPRAVSVQKCARTNDIENVGLTTRHLTFFEMLGNFSFGDYFKADAIRWAYELSTEGFGFDPERLWATVYLEDDEAFELWVEQTAIPPERVQRRDAKDNYWSTGAAGPCGPCSELFFDRGPEHGHDGGPVVDESRFLEFWNLVFMQFETGGRGDPELKGSDDILRELPAKNVDTGMGLERLAMLLQDVPNVYETDVLRPMLDRAVEVTGVKYGSGDRSDISLRVIAEHARSAAFLIADGVLPSNEARGYILRRLLRRAVRHLRLLGSDRPVMVDMVDSVIDTLRGAWSELHTQRELITRVAASEEESFTRTLRTGMTLLSTAIDDAKREGVTQLSGSTAFKLHDTYGFPVELTLEIAAEEGLDLDRDVFAAEMEAQRDRARNAARRAGDEALGAEVYGPVAQRGAVEFVGYTHAGADTAITALLNRTGTIDRAQEGDEVEVVLPVTPFYAEGGGQLGDHGVIETATGRLEVVDTVEPLDGLIVHRARVDAGEIETGQDARAQIDVARRTSITRGHTATHLLHATLKDELGDHAAQAGSAIDAGRFRFDFPHFSAVSTDQLQHVEAHVNRRIGADPEISTEVMSQAEARAIGATALFGEKYGEVVRVVRIGDFSVELCGGTHVARTPDIGVFSILSEGSIAANLRRIEALTGPEALEHLGRERLVAEQVAQMLKVSTDEVVDRVAGLVDRLRAAEKEIVRVRQEALLATAGSLLEGAESVNGARVLAAAVSGADRDGLKTLALNLRERLGESVVVLGDVTSDGKAQLVAAVSSDLVGQGVEAREVLQPGARVVGGGAGGRGEVAQAGGRDGGALAEALDACRRTARELVKGLGAGERSELAGGDRSGAGERSELAGGEL
- the mltG gene encoding endolytic transglycosylase MltG, with product MTLSTGSKVFGLVMLAMLGGLAYGLMQFDDAGDAGATGEVVTVEIPEGVAAEQVGDILVDAGVVDNPLSFQVKVRTDARAAQIQPGTYDLQVGMSNDAILDRLTEQVDVVEAFTVVIPEGLTVQQTLRAIADADGSPFKVGQLRKALAGVALPAWVPAELPQKAEPFEGLLAPNTYEFRVDINAQELLNQLVVETDTHLRDLGIPQRRFYRTLTIASLIEREVRVPDEQPLVSSVITNRLRIDEPLGIDATLQYAQGETGTRVLTSDTEINSPWNTYRTIGLPPTPIAGPGQAALDAAANPADTNFIFYVVCDFDTGEHAFTDNLTDHNRNVAQYRRIRDAQGGSYCNDAA
- the efp gene encoding elongation factor P; this encodes MVSTNSLKNGMTLNLDGELWRVEYFQHVKPGKGGAFVRTTLKGVRSGKTVDRTFRAGENVDQAILTRRQLQYLYREGEQLVFMDTEHFEQTYVSREAIGDAVLWFVEGDTIELVFHESEVVGVNLPASVDLEVTETEPGIQGDRVSGATKPATLETGAVVQVPLFINPGERVKVDTRTGEYSSRA
- a CDS encoding type II 3-dehydroquinate dehydratase, whose translation is MRILIANGPNLSQLGHREPDVYGTATIADIVAGIREIHDDIEELTTEYEGALIERLHATRTDGTAAVVLNPGALTHYSYALRDAITLLDVPVVEVHLSQTAAREPFRHHSVISAVVDVTITGAGAYGYELAVLAARRLVAARRA
- the aroB gene encoding 3-dehydroquinate synthase gives rise to the protein MSGSRVTVWVDAPYDVLIGRGVLADVGAWLPETAARRAAVVTTAAVAEHHSDSVIAGLRATGLDVHVTRVPDGEGAKSLEVLGRLYDWLASIPLGRNDLVVALGGGVVTDLAGFLAATWHRGVAVVQLPTTLLAQVDAAIGGKTAVNLAAGKNLVGAFHQPLSVVADIATLSTLPRRELRAGMAEVVKCGFIRDPVILDLVRGDVDAALDPGGDALVELVRRAVDVKAQVVAADAHEQGERALLNYGHTLGHAVEALTGYRSYRHGEAVAIGMRFAARVGEEVGVSDAGLHELTVDLLSAVNLPTTCPPLDVDAVFATMARDKKVRDGLRLVLCERPGVARVVDAPPRPVLERALASVQRH
- the aroE gene encoding shikimate dehydrogenase, with product MTTAATGLLCLLGDPVAHSLSPQLHTAALAACGIDAVYVACRVRDVPAAVDGLDALGALGANVTVPHKRAVWEHVNRRTAEAELIGAANTLFRDGGAWMADNTDAEGVRRVLADDMGVGSDHSVVVFGAGGAARAIAVALGRLRARVRIEARRPEQADIVAALAQTVGARALPGGAAPDVVVNATPLGLHGERLPERYHDLADGQAALDLVYGPSPTPFVSDARARGLPAWDGLGMLVGQAAAAFERWTGRVAPVDVMRAAATAAAR
- the pyrR gene encoding bifunctional pyr operon transcriptional regulator/uracil phosphoribosyltransferase PyrR, producing MTSARAPGPGSDGSGHAVREVLDDDAIRRAVRRMSHQILEHHGGADGVVLMGVHTRGVPLARRLARAILDIEQIAVPTGVLDVSLYRDDYAHIGPRPLASTHFPVDTDGHTVVLVDDVLYTGRTIRAAMEAVIDQGRPGAIELAVLVDRGHRELPIRADYVGKNLPTARDEVVRVRLTEHDGVDRVTIEHRAGDR